The Sesamum indicum cultivar Zhongzhi No. 13 linkage group LG1, S_indicum_v1.0, whole genome shotgun sequence genome includes a window with the following:
- the LOC105157455 gene encoding F-box protein PP2-A12 yields the protein MGSSYSFLATSGGTVAAPSPGPGLGDMPESCVAAVLVYLDPPQICRMAMLNRAFRGASSADFVWESKLPLNYGDVIERVFEGDAVFCKDLCKRDIYSTLCRPNSFDGGTKKVWLDKSTGKTCMLVASNGLAITGIDDRRYWSRIPTDESRFYSVAYLQQIWWFEVDGEIEFPFPPGSYSLFFRLQLGRAHKRFGRRVCNSEHIHGWDRKPVRFQLSTSDGQQATKQCYLKEPGKWIHYHAGDFVVASSCKSMRVKFSMTQIDCTHTKGGLCVDSVLIYPAEYRERLQRF from the exons ATGGGGTCGTCGTATTCGTTCTTGGCTACGAGTGGAGGCACCGTGGCAGCCCCGTCGCCGGGACCTGGGCTGGGGGACATGCCGGAGAGCTGTGTGGCGGCGGTGCTGGTGTACCTGGACCCGCCGCAGATCTGCCGGATGGCAATGTTGAACCGGGCTTTTAGAGGGGCTTCGTCTGCGGATTTTGTTTGGGAGTCCAAGTTGCCTTTGAATTACGGAGATGTTATTGAGAGAGTATTTGAGGGAGATGCTGTTTTTTGTAAGGATTTGTGTAAGAGGGATATTTATTCCACGCTTTGTAGGCCTAATTCTTTTGATGGTGGCACTAAG AAAGTCTGGCTGGATAAGAGCACAGGCAAGACCTGTATGTTAGTAGCGTCAAATGGTTTGGCAATTACAGGGATTGATGATAGGAGATACTGGAGCCGCATTCCAACTGATGAATCAAG GTTCTACTCAGTTGCATATCTTCAGCAAATATGGTGGTTTGAGGTTGATGGAGAAATCGAGTTCCCATTTCCACCTGGATCATACAGTCTCTTTTTCCGACTGCAGTTGGGACGAGCACACAAGAGGTTCGGGAGGCGGGTCTGCAACTCTGAGCATATTCATGGTTGGGATAGAAAGCCTGTACGGTTCCAGCTCTCGACTTCGGATGGCCAACAAGCTACAAAACAGTGTTACTTGAAGGAACCTGGAAAATGGATTCACTATCATGCTGGGGATTTTGTTGTTGCCAGTTCTTGCAAATCAATGAGAGTCAAGTTTTCGATGACGCAAATTGATTGCACACATACAAAAGGAGGTCTTTGTGTAGATTCTGTGCTTATATATCCTGCTGAGTATAGAGAGAGGCTGCAGCGTTTTTAA